A region of Mesorhizobium sp. AR02 DNA encodes the following proteins:
- a CDS encoding HpcH/HpaI aldolase family protein, with protein sequence MSEFRQKCIGKTNLVGSFAAIPHPVAVEVMAQAGLDFLCIDWEHAQISRDIIETMVRAADVHRVPAMVRVPGHAPEAIQAALDSGAQGVLVPRVSTAAQAAMAVKASRYPPQGERGVGPGRAAGYGYRIPEYLAGANDRTVVAVQVETSEGLANIDAIAAVDGVDVIFVGPGDLSVSIDAIGPQGADKLNAAIATIIGATIAHGKTAGIFCASPQTISRWAAIGASFFVLASDTMFLGAGAAANCAAARDELA encoded by the coding sequence ATGAGTGAGTTTCGTCAGAAATGCATCGGCAAGACGAACCTCGTCGGTTCCTTCGCCGCCATTCCGCATCCCGTCGCGGTCGAAGTGATGGCGCAGGCCGGCCTCGATTTCCTCTGCATCGACTGGGAACATGCCCAGATCTCGCGCGACATAATCGAGACCATGGTGCGGGCGGCCGACGTCCATCGCGTGCCGGCGATGGTGCGCGTTCCCGGCCATGCGCCGGAAGCGATCCAGGCGGCTTTGGACAGCGGCGCGCAAGGCGTGCTGGTGCCGCGCGTCTCGACCGCCGCACAGGCGGCGATGGCGGTCAAAGCCTCGCGCTACCCGCCACAGGGCGAGCGCGGCGTCGGACCCGGCCGGGCCGCCGGCTACGGCTATCGCATTCCCGAATATCTTGCCGGCGCCAACGACAGAACCGTCGTCGCGGTCCAGGTCGAGACATCGGAGGGGCTCGCCAACATCGACGCGATCGCGGCGGTCGACGGCGTCGACGTGATCTTCGTCGGCCCCGGCGACCTTTCGGTGTCGATCGATGCGATCGGACCGCAAGGCGCCGACAAGCTCAATGCGGCGATCGCGACAATCATCGGCGCAACGATCGCACATGGAAAAACTGCAGGCATATTTTGCGCCAGCCCACAGACCATCAGCCGCTGGGCAGCCATCGGCGCGAGTTTCTTCGTGCTGGCCAGCGACACGATGTTTCTTGGCGCCGGCGCCGCGGCCAACTGCGCCGCCGCACGCGACGAATTGGCATGA